A DNA window from Penaeus vannamei isolate JL-2024 chromosome 5, ASM4276789v1, whole genome shotgun sequence contains the following coding sequences:
- the mwh gene encoding uncharacterized protein DDB_G0284459 isoform X2 — protein sequence MKMKDSRSSGEALGSQGNLGNGAGSPTKMSTLDYLVTKMRRHVRSSSADSSPARPVIVEDEVEMRVSEDEGVVEAEDASLPAPHHRAPMYNPEDYAHALTKYSRVSQLYMPEPPKEKKGRGREKEKNVAREVPQEMSLKQFSSLPELLKKLREDLKMSYLSFVKELVRDPHDGVSLLLDVLKMIQLAQTDLNGSANTREQQIALRRALIDEHECLSCLRYCLRSTDAALKVAHYHHGLYTLAVATMSNLARSRTLALQLLTRACLTSPQGHRQVVEALATLRLRFAEPVKCKFLVSMMLSHPHPSFQVWGLRFLNALVVSTKTLRERIYLQEELAEAGFDSGILRKMIERSGSDSLQQQALIELSRWNEAYIDVSSFESEIVGLKNSNNNLQEELKKLREANMKLLEENVLLKTVGGEVEERYAALQRRLEQNGLPAAPSPVPSVSDSDLSSLNTIRNTMMRRHGSVSPSRNDGMRTCVTETDSVIFSKGEDRSLTPIWNGDSKSTSSSASTRSKASTTSDETITSRPASVSSVNLPTPVNRSRHQSSSSMTSPEPRVTSPGRSSNDSPIGHGDHRRDGSNSSRTSPNQEPEGRKRRSSGDRFNEPMPMTHIEMTFRNDKKSPSPVADLQFDRSRSPQDTKVANQEMSKSTKQYSRQRQQIPDEAPPAISSPVNGHSREGRKSTSPIQVDSRPSSKNSCAFSTPSSKSDSPPSTKRKAPSPPAGTTSPFSSSTSSLSSSSSTSSSPGGERKDPEYMNVPLRGSSQNKSRSGSPNDKARSGSEEGDLDYERDVVVYEAITVANDRIFIDKNNTHGSRGSGKSQSSTETKGSQESGDSQDSSSDSPSVRESVRHYENLVMMTDPQEERKDQRTENKKDDDRTDKRDEKGSNERRDKREERSGERRDRRSDKREDVSEKEVEAVMSGLENVLRSAESSLSLASQETVKENPLLKESFEDRASPEHAMTEELEIVPTRVPHLPARSRSRSSQVGSNQRDPVLYLEFESPAETSDTETLLRNQPLPSPRTIETESTKSFGFVRPEKPLRRHETFIDRSNNERESREGRRRGIKRSESFQMGNKSDYNSHRSYSPRRRGSMDLLVPLEEKEVHISGRTFTKYTPHEVERRNRVNELITAEMNRRKNRSMEDRLDQWFESQGENEWTLRWKYPEIHLEKEEKYARQKSNNSRRQESRSPTRYEDKRPSKSKSSENRPPAKQYDNKGQPPMFVNDLPGPPPKPSRSGKAPKFSNTEISAFNGFKNPNGFRESDYGPNFMLNKPSPRLADFSDFNDYGGRDYPPPRARNLRDSWVPNGREKGMGGRRKGEIDPDIPSPDYSATPASTMSTIMNGSSPSKHILDMPSGLY from the exons TGTGGAAGACGAGGTGGAGATGCGTGTGTCGGAGGATGAGGGCGTCGTGGAAGCCGAGGatgcctccctccccgcccctcatcACCGGGCGCCCATGTATAACCCCGAGGACTACGCCCACGCCCTCACTAAATACTCTCGCGTCTCACAGTTATACATGCCTGAGCCGCCCAAGGAAAAGAAG ggccgaggaagggagaaggagaagaacgtgGCAAGGGAAGTTCCTCAAGAAATGTCCCTGAAGCAGTTCAGTTCCTTGCCGGAGCTCCTCAAGAAACTCAGAGAAGACCTTAAGATGTCCTACCTCAG CTTCGTCAAAGAGTTGGTGCGCGACCCTCATGACGGCGTGTCGCTTCTTCTGGACGTCTTGAAGATGATCCAGCTGGCACAGACGGATCTCAATG gcTCGGCCAACACTCGGGAGCAGCAGATAGCCCTCCGACGCGCCCTCATCGACGAGCACGAATGCCTCTCCTGCTTGCGTTACTGCTTGCGCTCGACCGACGCCGCCCTCAAGGTCGCCCACTACCACCACGGCCTCTATACTCTCGCCGTGGCCACCATGAGCAACTTGGCGAGGAGTCGAACGCTTGCTCTTCAG CTCCTGACGCGGGCCTGCCTCACTTCGCCGCAAGGGCATCGTCAGGTGGTGGAGGCCCTGGCGACTCTGAGGCTACGTTTCGCCGAGCCGGTCAAGTGTAAATTCCTTGTGTCTATGATGCTCTCCCATCCACACCCAAG CTTTCAGGTTTGGGGCCTCAGGTTTCTCAACGCCCTCGTGGTTTCCACCAAGACACTGCGGGAGAGGATTTACCTGCAGGAGGAGCTTGCGGAAGCCGGCTTTGACTCAGGGATCTTGAGGAAG ATGATCGAACGCAGCGGGTCGGACTCCCTCCAGCAGCAGGCCCTGATCGAACTCAGCCGCTGGAACGAAGCTTACATCGACGTCTCCTCCTTTGAGTCTGAGATCGTCGGGCTCAAGAACTCCAACAACAATCTTCAAGAGGAACTGAAGAAGCTAAGGGAAGCTAACATG AAACTTCTGGAAGAAAATGTCCTCCTGAAGACTGTCggtggagaagtggaggaacGCTACGCCGCCTTACAGCGCCGTCTGGAGCAGAACGGCCTCCCCGCAGCGCCCTCTCCTGTACCCTCCGTCAGCGACTCGGACCTCTCCTCCCTCAACACCATCAGGAACACGATGATGAGACGCCACGGGTCGGTTTCGCCCTCTAGGAACGATGGGATGAGGACCTGCGTCACCGAGACCGACTCGGTCATTTTCAGCAAGGGAGAAGACAGGTCGCTGACGCCCATCTGGAACGGCGACTCCAAGTCAACCTCGTCGTCGGCCTCGACCAGGAGCAAAGCGTCAACCACGTCAGATGAAACCATTACTTCTCGGCCGGCGTCTGTGTCCAGCGTCAACCTCCCGACGCCCGTTAACAGGAGTCGACACCAGTCCTCCTCTTCCATGACCTCGCCTGAGCCTCGCGTGACGTCCCCAGGAAGGAGTTCTAACGACTCGCCTATAGGACACGGGGATCACAGGCGAGACGGCAGCAACTCGAGCAGGACGTCGCCAAACCAAGAACCAGAGGGGAGAAAGCGACGTTCTTCAGGAGATAGGTTTAACGAGCCCATGCCCATGACTCACATTGAAATGACTTTCCGCAATGACAAGAAGTCCCCCTCACCTGTTGCAGACCTTCAGTTTGACAGGAGTAGATCTCCTCAAGATACAAAAGTGGCAAATCAAGAAATGTCAAAATCTACAAAGCAGTATAGTCGGCAGCGCCAGCAAATCCCTGATGAGGCCCCACCGGCCATCAGTTCACCTGTCAACGGACACAGCAGAGAAGGACGGAAGTCTACAAGCCCTATTCAGGTCGACAGCAGGCCTAGTAGCAAGAACTCCTGCGCGTTCAGCACTCCTTCGTCCAAATCAGACTCGCCCCCCAGTACTAAGAGAAAGGCTCCCAGCCCTCCTGCAGGCACAACCAGCCCATTCTCGTCCTCGACATCGTCTCTGTCAtcttcgtcctccacctcctccagtccaggaggagaaaggaaggacccGGAGTACATGAACGTCCCGCTCCGAGGATCATCTCAAAATAAAAGCCGAAGTGGATCGCCCAATGATAAAGCCCGTAGCGGCAGCGAGGAGGGTGACCTCGATTATGAGCGAGACGTCGTGGTTTATGAAGCTATTACCGTCGCTAATGACAGGATCTTCATAGACAAAAATAATACTCACGGCTCCCGTGGCTCCGGAAAGAGCCAGAGTTCGACGGAGACAAAGGGCAGCCAGGAGTCGGGAGACAGCCAGGATAGTTCCTCAGACAGTCCCTCTGTGCGCGAGTCTGTTCGACACTATGAGAACCTCGTCATGATGACTGACCcacaggaggaaagaaaagaccagaggacagaaaataagaaggatgatgataggacagacaagagagatgagaagggaagtaatgagaggagggataaacgagaagaaaggagtggtgaaaggagggatagaagatcAGATAAACGTGAAGATGTGAGTGAGAAGGAAGTAGAAGCAGTAATGTCTGGTCTTGAGAATGTGTTACGCAGTGCTGAATCTTCTTTGAGTTTGGCTTCTCAGGAAACCGTTAAAGAGAATCCTCTGCTAAAAGAAAGCTTTGAAGACCGAGCCAGTCCAGAGCATGCCATGACAGAGGAATTAGAAATCGTACCAACAAGAGTGCCCCATTTACCTGCGAGGTCCCGCTCTAGGAGCTCCCAGGTAGGCAGCAACCAGCGAGACCCAGTTCTTTACCTCGAGTTCGAATCACCTGCTGAGACGAGCGACACAGAGACGCTTCTCAGGAACCAACCTCTCCCGAGCCCTCGCACCATCGAGACGGAATCCACGAAGTCTTTCGGCTTCGTGCGTCCAGAGAAACCTCTCCGACGCCACGAGACGTTCATCGACCGCAGCAACAACGAGCGCGAGTCTCGAGAGGGCCGCCGGCGAGGAATCAAACGCAGTGAAAGCTTCCAGATGGGGAACAAGTCAGACTACAACAGCCATCGCTCCTACTCACCTCGACGCCGGGGCTCCATGGACCTCCTGGTGCcgctggaggagaaggaggtgcacATAAGTGGGCGCACCTTCACAAAGTACACGCCTCACGAGGTTGAGCGCCGAAACCGTGTGAATGAACTCATTACGGCCGAGATGAACCGACGTAAGAACCGCAGCATGGAAGACCGCCTTGACCAGTGGTTCGAGAGCCAGGGCGAGAACGAGTGGACGCTCAGGTGGAAGTACCCCGAAATTCATctcgaaaaggaagagaagtacgCCCGTCAAAAGAGCAACAACAGTAGGCGACAAGAGAGTCGATCTCCCACCCGTTATGAGGACAAGAGACCGTCTAAATCGAAGAGCTCAGAGAACAGACCTCCCGCAAAACAATATGATAACAAAGGCCAACCTCCGATGTTCGTAAATGACCTCCCAGGACCTCCGCCGAAGCCATCTCGGTCCGGGAAGGCGCCCAAATTCTCCAACACCGAAATCAGTGCCTTTAATGGCTTCAAAAACCCCAACGGATTCAGGGAGAGTGACTACGGCCCGAACTTCATGCTGAATAAGCCCTCGCCGCGACTCGCAGATTTCTCCGATTTCAATGACTACGGCGGGCGGGACTACCCTCCCCCGCGGGCACGAAACCTCCGAGATAGCTGGGTACCCAATGGGCGGGAAAAGGGCATGGGCGGCCGGCGTAAGGGCGAGATTGACCCTGACATTCCCTCCCCCGATTATTCGGCGACGCCCGCAAGCACCATGTCCACCATAATGAATGGATCGTCACCCTCTAAGCACATACTAGATATGCCTTCTGGTCTTTATTAA
- the mwh gene encoding uncharacterized protein DDB_G0284459 isoform X4 — translation MERLIRSLARCLKFSCVEDEVEMRVSEDEGVVEAEDASLPAPHHRAPMYNPEDYAHALTKYSRVSQLYMPEPPKEKKGRGREKEKNVAREVPQEMSLKQFSSLPELLKKLREDLKMSYLSFVKELVRDPHDGVSLLLDVLKMIQLAQTDLNGSANTREQQIALRRALIDEHECLSCLRYCLRSTDAALKVAHYHHGLYTLAVATMSNLARSRTLALQLLTRACLTSPQGHRQVVEALATLRLRFAEPVKCKFLVSMMLSHPHPSFQVWGLRFLNALVVSTKTLRERIYLQEELAEAGFDSGILRKMIERSGSDSLQQQALIELSRWNEAYIDVSSFESEIVGLKNSNNNLQEELKKLREANMKLLEENVLLKTVGGEVEERYAALQRRLEQNGLPAAPSPVPSVSDSDLSSLNTIRNTMMRRHGSVSPSRNDGMRTCVTETDSVIFSKGEDRSLTPIWNGDSKSTSSSASTRSKASTTSDETITSRPASVSSVNLPTPVNRSRHQSSSSMTSPEPRVTSPGRSSNDSPIGHGDHRRDGSNSSRTSPNQEPEGRKRRSSGDRFNEPMPMTHIEMTFRNDKKSPSPVADLQFDRSRSPQDTKVANQEMSKSTKQYSRQRQQIPDEAPPAISSPVNGHSREGRKSTSPIQVDSRPSSKNSCAFSTPSSKSDSPPSTKRKAPSPPAGTTSPFSSSTSSLSSSSSTSSSPGGERKDPEYMNVPLRGSSQNKSRSGSPNDKARSGSEEGDLDYERDVVVYEAITVANDRIFIDKNNTHGSRGSGKSQSSTETKGSQESGDSQDSSSDSPSVRESVRHYENLVMMTDPQEERKDQRTENKKDDDRTDKRDEKGSNERRDKREERSGERRDRRSDKREDVSEKEVEAVMSGLENVLRSAESSLSLASQETVKENPLLKESFEDRASPEHAMTEELEIVPTRVPHLPARSRSRSSQVGSNQRDPVLYLEFESPAETSDTETLLRNQPLPSPRTIETESTKSFGFVRPEKPLRRHETFIDRSNNERESREGRRRGIKRSESFQMGNKSDYNSHRSYSPRRRGSMDLLVPLEEKEVHISGRTFTKYTPHEVERRNRVNELITAEMNRRKNRSMEDRLDQWFESQGENEWTLRWKYPEIHLEKEEKYARQKSNNSRRQESRSPTRYEDKRPSKSKSSENRPPAKQYDNKGQPPMFVNDLPGPPPKPSRSGKAPKFSNTEISAFNGFKNPNGFRESDYGPNFMLNKPSPRLADFSDFNDYGGRDYPPPRARNLRDSWVPNGREKGMGGRRKGEIDPDIPSPDYSATPASTMSTIMNGSSPSKHILDMPSGLY, via the exons TGTGGAAGACGAGGTGGAGATGCGTGTGTCGGAGGATGAGGGCGTCGTGGAAGCCGAGGatgcctccctccccgcccctcatcACCGGGCGCCCATGTATAACCCCGAGGACTACGCCCACGCCCTCACTAAATACTCTCGCGTCTCACAGTTATACATGCCTGAGCCGCCCAAGGAAAAGAAG ggccgaggaagggagaaggagaagaacgtgGCAAGGGAAGTTCCTCAAGAAATGTCCCTGAAGCAGTTCAGTTCCTTGCCGGAGCTCCTCAAGAAACTCAGAGAAGACCTTAAGATGTCCTACCTCAG CTTCGTCAAAGAGTTGGTGCGCGACCCTCATGACGGCGTGTCGCTTCTTCTGGACGTCTTGAAGATGATCCAGCTGGCACAGACGGATCTCAATG gcTCGGCCAACACTCGGGAGCAGCAGATAGCCCTCCGACGCGCCCTCATCGACGAGCACGAATGCCTCTCCTGCTTGCGTTACTGCTTGCGCTCGACCGACGCCGCCCTCAAGGTCGCCCACTACCACCACGGCCTCTATACTCTCGCCGTGGCCACCATGAGCAACTTGGCGAGGAGTCGAACGCTTGCTCTTCAG CTCCTGACGCGGGCCTGCCTCACTTCGCCGCAAGGGCATCGTCAGGTGGTGGAGGCCCTGGCGACTCTGAGGCTACGTTTCGCCGAGCCGGTCAAGTGTAAATTCCTTGTGTCTATGATGCTCTCCCATCCACACCCAAG CTTTCAGGTTTGGGGCCTCAGGTTTCTCAACGCCCTCGTGGTTTCCACCAAGACACTGCGGGAGAGGATTTACCTGCAGGAGGAGCTTGCGGAAGCCGGCTTTGACTCAGGGATCTTGAGGAAG ATGATCGAACGCAGCGGGTCGGACTCCCTCCAGCAGCAGGCCCTGATCGAACTCAGCCGCTGGAACGAAGCTTACATCGACGTCTCCTCCTTTGAGTCTGAGATCGTCGGGCTCAAGAACTCCAACAACAATCTTCAAGAGGAACTGAAGAAGCTAAGGGAAGCTAACATG AAACTTCTGGAAGAAAATGTCCTCCTGAAGACTGTCggtggagaagtggaggaacGCTACGCCGCCTTACAGCGCCGTCTGGAGCAGAACGGCCTCCCCGCAGCGCCCTCTCCTGTACCCTCCGTCAGCGACTCGGACCTCTCCTCCCTCAACACCATCAGGAACACGATGATGAGACGCCACGGGTCGGTTTCGCCCTCTAGGAACGATGGGATGAGGACCTGCGTCACCGAGACCGACTCGGTCATTTTCAGCAAGGGAGAAGACAGGTCGCTGACGCCCATCTGGAACGGCGACTCCAAGTCAACCTCGTCGTCGGCCTCGACCAGGAGCAAAGCGTCAACCACGTCAGATGAAACCATTACTTCTCGGCCGGCGTCTGTGTCCAGCGTCAACCTCCCGACGCCCGTTAACAGGAGTCGACACCAGTCCTCCTCTTCCATGACCTCGCCTGAGCCTCGCGTGACGTCCCCAGGAAGGAGTTCTAACGACTCGCCTATAGGACACGGGGATCACAGGCGAGACGGCAGCAACTCGAGCAGGACGTCGCCAAACCAAGAACCAGAGGGGAGAAAGCGACGTTCTTCAGGAGATAGGTTTAACGAGCCCATGCCCATGACTCACATTGAAATGACTTTCCGCAATGACAAGAAGTCCCCCTCACCTGTTGCAGACCTTCAGTTTGACAGGAGTAGATCTCCTCAAGATACAAAAGTGGCAAATCAAGAAATGTCAAAATCTACAAAGCAGTATAGTCGGCAGCGCCAGCAAATCCCTGATGAGGCCCCACCGGCCATCAGTTCACCTGTCAACGGACACAGCAGAGAAGGACGGAAGTCTACAAGCCCTATTCAGGTCGACAGCAGGCCTAGTAGCAAGAACTCCTGCGCGTTCAGCACTCCTTCGTCCAAATCAGACTCGCCCCCCAGTACTAAGAGAAAGGCTCCCAGCCCTCCTGCAGGCACAACCAGCCCATTCTCGTCCTCGACATCGTCTCTGTCAtcttcgtcctccacctcctccagtccaggaggagaaaggaaggacccGGAGTACATGAACGTCCCGCTCCGAGGATCATCTCAAAATAAAAGCCGAAGTGGATCGCCCAATGATAAAGCCCGTAGCGGCAGCGAGGAGGGTGACCTCGATTATGAGCGAGACGTCGTGGTTTATGAAGCTATTACCGTCGCTAATGACAGGATCTTCATAGACAAAAATAATACTCACGGCTCCCGTGGCTCCGGAAAGAGCCAGAGTTCGACGGAGACAAAGGGCAGCCAGGAGTCGGGAGACAGCCAGGATAGTTCCTCAGACAGTCCCTCTGTGCGCGAGTCTGTTCGACACTATGAGAACCTCGTCATGATGACTGACCcacaggaggaaagaaaagaccagaggacagaaaataagaaggatgatgataggacagacaagagagatgagaagggaagtaatgagaggagggataaacgagaagaaaggagtggtgaaaggagggatagaagatcAGATAAACGTGAAGATGTGAGTGAGAAGGAAGTAGAAGCAGTAATGTCTGGTCTTGAGAATGTGTTACGCAGTGCTGAATCTTCTTTGAGTTTGGCTTCTCAGGAAACCGTTAAAGAGAATCCTCTGCTAAAAGAAAGCTTTGAAGACCGAGCCAGTCCAGAGCATGCCATGACAGAGGAATTAGAAATCGTACCAACAAGAGTGCCCCATTTACCTGCGAGGTCCCGCTCTAGGAGCTCCCAGGTAGGCAGCAACCAGCGAGACCCAGTTCTTTACCTCGAGTTCGAATCACCTGCTGAGACGAGCGACACAGAGACGCTTCTCAGGAACCAACCTCTCCCGAGCCCTCGCACCATCGAGACGGAATCCACGAAGTCTTTCGGCTTCGTGCGTCCAGAGAAACCTCTCCGACGCCACGAGACGTTCATCGACCGCAGCAACAACGAGCGCGAGTCTCGAGAGGGCCGCCGGCGAGGAATCAAACGCAGTGAAAGCTTCCAGATGGGGAACAAGTCAGACTACAACAGCCATCGCTCCTACTCACCTCGACGCCGGGGCTCCATGGACCTCCTGGTGCcgctggaggagaaggaggtgcacATAAGTGGGCGCACCTTCACAAAGTACACGCCTCACGAGGTTGAGCGCCGAAACCGTGTGAATGAACTCATTACGGCCGAGATGAACCGACGTAAGAACCGCAGCATGGAAGACCGCCTTGACCAGTGGTTCGAGAGCCAGGGCGAGAACGAGTGGACGCTCAGGTGGAAGTACCCCGAAATTCATctcgaaaaggaagagaagtacgCCCGTCAAAAGAGCAACAACAGTAGGCGACAAGAGAGTCGATCTCCCACCCGTTATGAGGACAAGAGACCGTCTAAATCGAAGAGCTCAGAGAACAGACCTCCCGCAAAACAATATGATAACAAAGGCCAACCTCCGATGTTCGTAAATGACCTCCCAGGACCTCCGCCGAAGCCATCTCGGTCCGGGAAGGCGCCCAAATTCTCCAACACCGAAATCAGTGCCTTTAATGGCTTCAAAAACCCCAACGGATTCAGGGAGAGTGACTACGGCCCGAACTTCATGCTGAATAAGCCCTCGCCGCGACTCGCAGATTTCTCCGATTTCAATGACTACGGCGGGCGGGACTACCCTCCCCCGCGGGCACGAAACCTCCGAGATAGCTGGGTACCCAATGGGCGGGAAAAGGGCATGGGCGGCCGGCGTAAGGGCGAGATTGACCCTGACATTCCCTCCCCCGATTATTCGGCGACGCCCGCAAGCACCATGTCCACCATAATGAATGGATCGTCACCCTCTAAGCACATACTAGATATGCCTTCTGGTCTTTATTAA